A genomic segment from Gossypium hirsutum isolate 1008001.06 chromosome D04, Gossypium_hirsutum_v2.1, whole genome shotgun sequence encodes:
- the LOC107898909 gene encoding metallothionein-like protein 4B: protein MADARVSVREVVVCNDRCGCPSPCPGGGSCRCTTTETTSGADHKRCSCGDHCGCNPCTCSKDDVAAGTGKLYCKCGTGCTCATCAS, encoded by the exons ATGGCGGATGCGAGGGTGAGTGTTAGAGAGGTTGTCGTGTGTAACGACAGGTGTGGTTGTCCTTCCCCTTGTCCCGGTGGCGGGTCTTGCAG GTGCACAACGACGGAGACCACAAGTGGGGCGGACCACAAGCGGTGCTCGTGCGGCGACCACTGCGGTTGCAATCCATGTACATGCAGCAAGGACGATGTGGCTGCAGGTACAGGGAAGCTGTACTGTAAATGCGGGACGGGTTGTACGTGTGCCACTTGTGCTTCTTGA
- the LOC107898908 gene encoding transport and Golgi organization protein 2 homolog, producing MCIAVFMWETHPLYPFILFLNRDEYHKRPTEPLIWWEGEEILGGRDAQAGGTWLASSRDGRLAFITNFRELQSIPQAKSRGNLPVDFLQSKKKPIEFAEEVVKEADQYNGFNLILVDVRSKSMVYLTNRPEKTGNFVTQVSPGIHVLSNANLDSPWLKAQRLDHNFKEVLARYGKDELPLKEMVGQLMMDTTKDDLSLLPHIYSPETEYDLSAIYIDTTGPQGRYGTRNQSALTVKSNGEVCFYERYLDKDRWKENTVTYQIEMTTK from the exons ATGTGCATAGCGGTGTTTATGTGGGAAACACACCCACTTTACCctttcattttatttctcaacAGAGACGAGTATCACAAacg GCCAACTGAGCCATTGATATGGTGGGAAGGTGAGGAGATTCTTGGTGGAAGAGATGCGCAAGCTGGTGGGACATGGTTGGCTTCTTCTAGGGATGGTAGATTGGCTTTTATCACCAATTTTAGGGAACTCCAATCCATTCCTCAAGCTAAAAGTAGAGGAAATCTCCCTGTTGATTTCTTGCAG AGCAAGAAGAAGCCTATTGAATTTGCTGAAGAAGTGGTGAAGGAGGCAGATCAGTACAATGGGTTCAACCTTATATTAGTCGATGTTCGTTCAAAATCCATGGTTTATCTAACAAACCGACCGGAAAAAACTGGCAACTTTGTCACACAGGTTTCACCTGGGATTCATGTTCTATCAAATGCAAACCTAGATTCACCTTGGCTCAAG GCTCAAAGATTGGATCACAATTTCAAGGAGGTATTGGCTAGATATGGCAAAGATGAACTTCCACTTAAAGAGATGGTTGGCCAACTAATGATGGACACCACTAAAGATGATTTAAGCTTGTTACCCCACATATACTCACCTGAGACTGAGTATGATTTGAGTGCCATTTACATAGATACCACTGGTCCCCAG GGACGTTATGGAACCAGAAACCAGTCGGCATTGACAGTGAAATCAAATGGGGAGGTGTGCTTTTATGAAAGATACTTGGACAAGGATCGGTGGAAAGAGAATACGGTAACTTACCAAATAGAGATGACCACAAAGTAA
- the LOC107944475 gene encoding uncharacterized protein, with amino-acid sequence MEKKPTETFRQYAQRWRDISAQVEPPLTKTEITVLFINTLKAPFYDKLVGSATKDFADIVISGELIENTVKSGRMEGSESSKRAVPVKKKEAEAHMVGTESHCAPISYPAQSRPHYRPPSNFYFPPQGPYYQAPPSYPVYAVNNQRPFTVFPPNTMPAQSQPKNEPRPARPNPERPQFTPIPVSYGELYPKLLEKQLISPHYMAPLKPPYPKWYDPNANCMYHAGNQGHSTENCLAFKKRVQDLIDADVLRFDSVSNVTGNPLPNYTGGSVNAVTDEDSWQAKGDVNEVRTPLKILKEESTKDQSFCDFHGVQGHDIQSCKEFRKLLQDMMDNKEVKVFDRVEGAEKGELCASDNQSMAFPYSIDRPLVIYYEAKKEEVSREVKPSLIIEVPVPFSYKDNKAVPWKYDVNIIAPEGEKSKVMIEYVSEVGHFTRSGRCYSPDTVEPKKKVAGPSQKGKAPMYEVEDDVETQLEQEVKRAVNEEEAHEFLKFIKHSEYSVVEQLNKQPARISVLSLLLNSEPHRNALLKVLNQAYVAYNISVKKLDRWANNLNADNFISFSDDEIPPNGRGSVKALHITTNCKGYILPNVLIDNGSALNVMPLATLFRMPVDMSYLRPCHSIVRAFDGTRREVMGKIEIPLKVGPCVYDIEFQVMDITPSYSCLLGRPWIHSAGAVPSSLHQKVKFIIDSRLITVDGEEDIVASISTDTPYIEISEDAVECSFRSLEFINATFVAEGNKIPIPKLSRNTRMRIKLTVGKRARARKGLAKYQQRMVRALKPTHHKGRYGLGFKPDIHQRRKQLQKDRERKIARASGQDLGWDPLVYPPLSRTFTSAGVMYPGQNNSQVTLLIEKSLQNISLNAIDNENDENKIASMIRHCPPGYVLNNWTAVDLLVVFKSPSE; translated from the coding sequence atggaaaagaagCCGACGGAGACTTTTCGGCAATatgcacaaagatggagggaTATCTCTGCTCAGGTGGAGCCTCCGTTAACAAAGACAGAGATAACGGTCCTCTTCATTAATACGCTCAAAGCGCCGTTTTATGATAAATtggtaggaagtgccacaaaggactttgcggatattgtaatatccggggaACTTATTGAAAACACCGTCAAGAGTGGGAGAATGGAAGGCTCCGAGAGTTCGAAGAGGGCAGTACCTGTAAAAAAAAAGGAGGCAGAGGCCCATATGGTTGGAACCGAGAGCCACTGTGCTCCCATTTCGTACCCCGCCCAATCACGACCTCATTACCGCCCACCTTCAAACTTCTACTTTCCTCCTCAAGGTCCTTACTATCAAGCACCTCCGTCTTACCCCGTTTATGCTGTGAATAACCAAAGACCATTCACCGTGTTCCCACCAAACACCATGCCTGCACAAAGCCAACCCAAAAATGAACCAAGACCAGCGAGACCAAATCCTGAAAGACCTCAGTTTACTCCAATTCCTGTATCATATGGAGAATTATACCCGAAGCTGTTGGAAAAACAATTAATATCCCCACATTACATGGCACCTCTGAAGCCTCCATACCCGAAGTGGTATGATCCTAACGCTAACTGCATGTATCACGCTGGGAATCAGGGACACTCTACAGAAAACTGCCTTGCTTTTAAAAAGAGGGTTCAAGATCTTATTGATGCCGACGTTTTACGATTCGATAGTGTTAGCAATGTGACAGGAAATCCTCTTCCTAACTATACTGGCGGGAGTGTAAATGCAGTGACAGATGAAGACAGTTGGCAAGCCAAAGGTGATGTTAATGAAGTAAGGACACCTTTGAAGATTCTCAAAGAAGAAAGTACAAAAGACCAGAGTTTCTGTGATTTTCATGGCGTCCAAGGGCATGACATCCAATCTTGTAAGGAATTTAGGAAATTACTTCAGGacatgatggataacaaagagGTCAAAGTCTTTGATAGGGTGGAGGGGGCCGAAAAAGGAGAATTATGTGCCTCTGATAATCAATCGATGGCTTTCCCTTATAGCATCGATAGACCCTTGGTGATTTATTACGAGGCAAAAAAGGAAGAGGTTAGTCGAGAAGTTAAACCGAGTTTGATAATCGAAGTACCTGTTCCTTTCTCTTACAAGGACAACAAAGCAGTGCCGTGGAAATATGATGTCAATATCATTGCGCCTGAAGGTGAAAAGTCAAAGGTTATGATTGAATATGTCAGTGAAGTAGGACATTTTACTCGCAGCGGAAGGTGTTATTCTCCCGATACGGTTGAACCAAAGAAGAAGGTTGCTGGCCCGAGCCAAAAAGGAAAAGCACCAATGTATGAGGTTGAGGATGATGTTGAAACGCAACTTGAGCAGGAAGTTAAAAGGGCTGTGAACGAGGAGGAAGCACACGAGTTCTTAAAGTTTATTAAGCACAGTGAATATAGCGTCGTAGAACAATTAAACAAGCAGCCAGCCCGAATCTCGGTACTGTCTCTATTGTTGAACTCGGAGCCACATCGAAATGCCTTATTAAAAgtcttaaatcaagcttatgtggcgtACAATATATCTGTgaaaaagcttgataggtgggcaAATAATCTAAATGCAgataatttcatctcttttagtgatgacgaaataccgccaaatggtagggGCTCCGTAAAAGCATTGCACATCACAACCAATTGCAAAGGTTACATATTACCAAATGTACTCATCGACAATGGATCTGCACTCAATGTtatgcctttggccacgctttTTAGGATGCCGGTTGATATGTCCTATCTGAGGCCTTGTCATtctatagtaagggcatttgatgggacACGGcgagaagtcatgggaaagatcgaaattcCTTTAAAAGTGGGGCCATGTGTATATGATATCGAGTTCCAGGTCATGGATATCACGCCTTCATACAGTTGCCTCTtaggaagaccttggatccattctgctggggCGGTTCCTTCATCTCTCCATCAAAAAGTAAAGTTCATCATAGATAGTCGCTTGATTACTGTTGATGGTGAGGAAGAcatcgtcgcatctatctctaCTGATACACCCTACATCGAAATAAGTGAAGATGCCGTAGAATGTTCTTTCCGCTCCTTGGAATTTATCAATGCTACATTTGTTGCTGAAGGGAATAAGATCCCCATTCCCAAACTGTCAAGGAATACCAGGATGAGAATTAAGCTGACTGTGGGAAAAAGAGCTCGAGCGAGGAAAGGTTTGGCAAAATATCAACAAAGGATGGTTAGAGCCTTGAAACCAACGCACCACAAGGGTCGGTACGGTTTGGGGTTCAAGCCAGATATACATCAAAGAAGAAAACAGTTGCAGAAAGATCGAGAGAGAAAAATCGCAAGGGCTTCAGGCCAGGATTTGGGATGGGATCCGTTAGTGTATCCTCCTTTATCAAGAACATTTACATCAGCAGGAGTGATGTACCCAGGGCAGAACAACTCGCAAGTCACATTATTGATTGAAAAGAGTCTTCAAAATATCAGCCTAAATGCTATTGACAATGagaatgatgaaaataagatTGCTTCAATGATACGCCATTGTCCTCCAGGATATGTTTTGAACAACTGGACTGCTGTGGACCTCCTTGTAGTTTTTAAGTccccttcagagtaa
- the LOC107898353 gene encoding dehydrodolichyl diphosphate synthase CPT3, translating into MFREDFIIHIFSGWRSFLRKCLFRVLRVGPIPSHIAVIMDGNRRYAKKKKIDDMTGYDAGALALLHLIIYCMELGVKYVTAYAFSIDNFRRHPEEVQKIMDLTMESVMLLTWISKLRTVRVHFAGNLQLLSADIQVAAKRLMESTAGYNNFVLTICICYTCSEEILHAVEESCKEKWDDGIGIIGYDRGNDYERLIKVVDIEKHMYMAIAPEPDILIRTGGEYRLSNFLVWQSSCCHLSSLGTVWPEFGVFHLVWVVLDFQQNYHYFAKKKMQL; encoded by the coding sequence ATGTTCAGAGAAGATTTTATAATACACATCTTTTCTGGATGGAGGAGTTTCTTAAGGAAATGTTTGTTTCGAGTCCTTCGAGTTGGTCCGATCCCGTCTCACATTGCTGTGATCATGGACGGGAACCGAAGATACGCTAAGAAGAAGAAGATAGACGACATGACGGGGTACGATGCAGGGGCATTGGCACTCTTGCATTTGATCATTTACTGCATGGAGCTTGGTGTTAAATATGTTACGGCGTATGCTTTCAGCATCGACAATTTCAGAAGGCACCCGGAAGAAGTTCAAAAGATCATGGACTTGACGATGGAGAGCGTCATGCTATTAACGTGGATATCAAAACTTCGAACGGTGAGGGTCCATTTCGCGGGGAACCTACAACTATTGAGTGCGGATATTCAGGTTGCGGCCAAGAGACTCATGGAATCCACCGCGGGTTACAATAACTTTGTGTTGACTATATGCATTTGCTACACTTGTTCCGAAGAGATCTTGCATGCGGTCGAAGAATCGTGCAAAGAAAAATGGGATGATGGTATCGGAATCATAGGATATGACAGGGGGAACGACTACGAGCGGCTCATAAAGGTGGTAGACATTGAAAAGCATATGTACATGGCCATTGCGCCAGAACCTGACATTCTGATCCGCACTGGGGGCGAGTACCGGCTAAGCAATTTCCTTGTATGGCAGAGTAGTTGCTGCCATTTGTCTTCGTTGGGGACGGTTTGGCCGGAGTTTGGTGTGTTTCATCTGGTGTGGGTGGTATTGGATTTTCAGcaaaattatcattattttgctAAGAAAAAAATGCAGTTATAG